A single genomic interval of Rhododendron vialii isolate Sample 1 chromosome 3a, ASM3025357v1 harbors:
- the LOC131319617 gene encoding probable prolyl 4-hydroxylase 12 isoform X2, with translation MASLLPILLLLAFACCVSSLYAETSRKELRSKYVNQKSIIQLGRPIKYNRINPSQVVQLSWRPRVFLYRGFLSEEECDHLITLAEGKKENSMRNGGDSGKANTSELTTNSETSLIMIDDVVARIEERISSWTFLPKENSKPSQVLHFGLEDAKEKYDYFGNKSNAALNEPLMATVILYLSNVSQGGQILFPESELENSHVESRIWSNCRKSSSVLRPTKGNAILFFNTHLNASPDRSSPHARCPVIEGEMWCATKFFHVRAVNREKVPLRLEDGDCTDEDENCTRWAAAGECQRNPIFMIGSPDYYGTCRKSCNAC, from the exons ATGGCGTCCCTTCTTCCAATTCTCCTCCTTTTGGCTTTCGCGTGTTGTGTTTCCAGCCTCTACGCAGAAAC TAGCCGAAAGGAATTGAGAAGCAAGTATGTGAACCAAAAAAGTATCATACAATTGGGCCGTCCAATTAAGTACAACCGAATCAACCCATCACAAGTTGTCCAACTCTCTTGGCGACCAAG GGTCTTCTTATATAGAGGTTTTCTATCAGAAGAGGAGTGTGACCACCTTATCACTTTG GCAGAGGGCAAGAAGGAGAATTCTATGAGGAATGGTGGTGACTCTGGGAAAGCTAACACTAGTGAGCTGACCACCAATTCAGAAACCTCTTTGATTATGATT GATGATGTTGTGGCGAGAATTGAGGAAAGGATTTCATCTTGGACATTTCTACCAAAAG AGAACAGCAAGCCTTCTCAGGTTCTGCATTTTGGGCTTGAAGATGCCAAAGAGAAGTATGATTATTTTGGTAATAAATCAAATGCAGCACTCAACGAGCCTTTGATGGCTACCGTCATTTTATATCTTTCAAATGTCTCACAGGGGGGTCAAATCCTCTTCCCAGAGTCAGAG TTAGAAAACTCTCACGTGGAGAGCAGGATATGGTCCAACTGTAGAAAAAGCAGTTCCGTGCTAAGACCCACTAAAGGGAATGCAATACTATTCTTCAATACCCATCTGAATGCATCTCCTGACAGGAGTAGCCCCCATGCAAGATGCCCTGTCATTGAGGGGGAGATGTGGTGTGCCACCAAATTCTTCCATGTGAGAGCCGTTAATAGAGAAAAGGTCCCACTACGATTGGAAGATGGTGATTGCACTGATGAGGATGAAAACTGCACCAGGTGGGCTGCTGCAGGGGAGTGTCAAAGAAATCCCATCTTCATGATTGGTTCTCCTGACTACTACGGAACATGTAGGAAGAGTTGTAACGCTTGCTAA
- the LOC131319617 gene encoding probable prolyl 4-hydroxylase 12 isoform X3, producing MASLLPILLLLAFACCVSSLYAETRKELRSKYVNQKSIIQLGRPIKYNRINPSQVVQLSWRPRVFLYRGFLSEEECDHLITLAEGKKENSMRNGGDSGKANTSELTTNSETSLIMIDDVVARIEERISSWTFLPKENSKPSQVLHFGLEDAKEKYDYFGNKSNAALNEPLMATVILYLSNVSQGGQILFPESEQLENSHVESRIWSNCRKSSSVLRPTKGNAILFFNTHLNASPDRSSPHARCPVIEGEMWCATKFFHVRAVNREKVPLRLEDGDCTDEDENCTRWAAAGECQRNPIFMIGSPDYYGTCRKSCNAC from the exons ATGGCGTCCCTTCTTCCAATTCTCCTCCTTTTGGCTTTCGCGTGTTGTGTTTCCAGCCTCTACGCAGAAAC CCGAAAGGAATTGAGAAGCAAGTATGTGAACCAAAAAAGTATCATACAATTGGGCCGTCCAATTAAGTACAACCGAATCAACCCATCACAAGTTGTCCAACTCTCTTGGCGACCAAG GGTCTTCTTATATAGAGGTTTTCTATCAGAAGAGGAGTGTGACCACCTTATCACTTTG GCAGAGGGCAAGAAGGAGAATTCTATGAGGAATGGTGGTGACTCTGGGAAAGCTAACACTAGTGAGCTGACCACCAATTCAGAAACCTCTTTGATTATGATT GATGATGTTGTGGCGAGAATTGAGGAAAGGATTTCATCTTGGACATTTCTACCAAAAG AGAACAGCAAGCCTTCTCAGGTTCTGCATTTTGGGCTTGAAGATGCCAAAGAGAAGTATGATTATTTTGGTAATAAATCAAATGCAGCACTCAACGAGCCTTTGATGGCTACCGTCATTTTATATCTTTCAAATGTCTCACAGGGGGGTCAAATCCTCTTCCCAGAGTCAGAG CAGTTAGAAAACTCTCACGTGGAGAGCAGGATATGGTCCAACTGTAGAAAAAGCAGTTCCGTGCTAAGACCCACTAAAGGGAATGCAATACTATTCTTCAATACCCATCTGAATGCATCTCCTGACAGGAGTAGCCCCCATGCAAGATGCCCTGTCATTGAGGGGGAGATGTGGTGTGCCACCAAATTCTTCCATGTGAGAGCCGTTAATAGAGAAAAGGTCCCACTACGATTGGAAGATGGTGATTGCACTGATGAGGATGAAAACTGCACCAGGTGGGCTGCTGCAGGGGAGTGTCAAAGAAATCCCATCTTCATGATTGGTTCTCCTGACTACTACGGAACATGTAGGAAGAGTTGTAACGCTTGCTAA
- the LOC131319617 gene encoding probable prolyl 4-hydroxylase 12 isoform X1, which translates to MASLLPILLLLAFACCVSSLYAETSRKELRSKYVNQKSIIQLGRPIKYNRINPSQVVQLSWRPRVFLYRGFLSEEECDHLITLAEGKKENSMRNGGDSGKANTSELTTNSETSLIMIDDVVARIEERISSWTFLPKENSKPSQVLHFGLEDAKEKYDYFGNKSNAALNEPLMATVILYLSNVSQGGQILFPESEQLENSHVESRIWSNCRKSSSVLRPTKGNAILFFNTHLNASPDRSSPHARCPVIEGEMWCATKFFHVRAVNREKVPLRLEDGDCTDEDENCTRWAAAGECQRNPIFMIGSPDYYGTCRKSCNAC; encoded by the exons ATGGCGTCCCTTCTTCCAATTCTCCTCCTTTTGGCTTTCGCGTGTTGTGTTTCCAGCCTCTACGCAGAAAC TAGCCGAAAGGAATTGAGAAGCAAGTATGTGAACCAAAAAAGTATCATACAATTGGGCCGTCCAATTAAGTACAACCGAATCAACCCATCACAAGTTGTCCAACTCTCTTGGCGACCAAG GGTCTTCTTATATAGAGGTTTTCTATCAGAAGAGGAGTGTGACCACCTTATCACTTTG GCAGAGGGCAAGAAGGAGAATTCTATGAGGAATGGTGGTGACTCTGGGAAAGCTAACACTAGTGAGCTGACCACCAATTCAGAAACCTCTTTGATTATGATT GATGATGTTGTGGCGAGAATTGAGGAAAGGATTTCATCTTGGACATTTCTACCAAAAG AGAACAGCAAGCCTTCTCAGGTTCTGCATTTTGGGCTTGAAGATGCCAAAGAGAAGTATGATTATTTTGGTAATAAATCAAATGCAGCACTCAACGAGCCTTTGATGGCTACCGTCATTTTATATCTTTCAAATGTCTCACAGGGGGGTCAAATCCTCTTCCCAGAGTCAGAG CAGTTAGAAAACTCTCACGTGGAGAGCAGGATATGGTCCAACTGTAGAAAAAGCAGTTCCGTGCTAAGACCCACTAAAGGGAATGCAATACTATTCTTCAATACCCATCTGAATGCATCTCCTGACAGGAGTAGCCCCCATGCAAGATGCCCTGTCATTGAGGGGGAGATGTGGTGTGCCACCAAATTCTTCCATGTGAGAGCCGTTAATAGAGAAAAGGTCCCACTACGATTGGAAGATGGTGATTGCACTGATGAGGATGAAAACTGCACCAGGTGGGCTGCTGCAGGGGAGTGTCAAAGAAATCCCATCTTCATGATTGGTTCTCCTGACTACTACGGAACATGTAGGAAGAGTTGTAACGCTTGCTAA
- the LOC131319617 gene encoding probable prolyl 4-hydroxylase 12 isoform X4, with amino-acid sequence MASLLPILLLLAFACCVSSLYAETRKELRSKYVNQKSIIQLGRPIKYNRINPSQVVQLSWRPRVFLYRGFLSEEECDHLITLAEGKKENSMRNGGDSGKANTSELTTNSETSLIMIDDVVARIEERISSWTFLPKENSKPSQVLHFGLEDAKEKYDYFGNKSNAALNEPLMATVILYLSNVSQGGQILFPESELENSHVESRIWSNCRKSSSVLRPTKGNAILFFNTHLNASPDRSSPHARCPVIEGEMWCATKFFHVRAVNREKVPLRLEDGDCTDEDENCTRWAAAGECQRNPIFMIGSPDYYGTCRKSCNAC; translated from the exons ATGGCGTCCCTTCTTCCAATTCTCCTCCTTTTGGCTTTCGCGTGTTGTGTTTCCAGCCTCTACGCAGAAAC CCGAAAGGAATTGAGAAGCAAGTATGTGAACCAAAAAAGTATCATACAATTGGGCCGTCCAATTAAGTACAACCGAATCAACCCATCACAAGTTGTCCAACTCTCTTGGCGACCAAG GGTCTTCTTATATAGAGGTTTTCTATCAGAAGAGGAGTGTGACCACCTTATCACTTTG GCAGAGGGCAAGAAGGAGAATTCTATGAGGAATGGTGGTGACTCTGGGAAAGCTAACACTAGTGAGCTGACCACCAATTCAGAAACCTCTTTGATTATGATT GATGATGTTGTGGCGAGAATTGAGGAAAGGATTTCATCTTGGACATTTCTACCAAAAG AGAACAGCAAGCCTTCTCAGGTTCTGCATTTTGGGCTTGAAGATGCCAAAGAGAAGTATGATTATTTTGGTAATAAATCAAATGCAGCACTCAACGAGCCTTTGATGGCTACCGTCATTTTATATCTTTCAAATGTCTCACAGGGGGGTCAAATCCTCTTCCCAGAGTCAGAG TTAGAAAACTCTCACGTGGAGAGCAGGATATGGTCCAACTGTAGAAAAAGCAGTTCCGTGCTAAGACCCACTAAAGGGAATGCAATACTATTCTTCAATACCCATCTGAATGCATCTCCTGACAGGAGTAGCCCCCATGCAAGATGCCCTGTCATTGAGGGGGAGATGTGGTGTGCCACCAAATTCTTCCATGTGAGAGCCGTTAATAGAGAAAAGGTCCCACTACGATTGGAAGATGGTGATTGCACTGATGAGGATGAAAACTGCACCAGGTGGGCTGCTGCAGGGGAGTGTCAAAGAAATCCCATCTTCATGATTGGTTCTCCTGACTACTACGGAACATGTAGGAAGAGTTGTAACGCTTGCTAA
- the LOC131319618 gene encoding gibberellin 20-oxidase-like protein: MPGTQTSLELPLFDISQPISATSLSSLSLGCKEWGFFRIINHGVSKDLYSKLYTVSNHIFSLPSELKLKLGPSSTLKTYTPHFIASPFFESLLVSGPDFSASAQSSSEVLNQSSSEFSEILREYGNRMTNLSKSIIQIVLMCLGEDFERKFECEFTNCHGYLRINNYLPLECMNHKELEGLGMHTDMSCVTIVYQDQIGGLQVRSKEGNWLDINPCDDTLVVNIGDLMQAWSNGKLRSSEHRVVLKQPVNRFSLAFFWCFEDEKLILAPEEVVGERNLRVYKPFVCTDYMKFRENSERGKFEKVGFTVKDFAGTGG, translated from the exons ATGCCTGGAACTCAGACCTCTCTGGAGCTCCCATTGTTCGACATCTCCCAGCCCATAAGTGCAACCTCtctttcttccctttctctAGGCTGCAAAGAATGGGGTTTCTTTCGCATCATCAACCATGGAGTTTCCAAAGATCTTTACAGCAAACTCTATACTGTTTCAAACCATATTTTCAGCCTTCCTTCCGAGCTGAAACTCAAACTAGGGCCCTCATCAACCTTGAAAACCTACACTCCTCACTTCATTGCCTCACCTTTCTTTGAGAGCCTTCTGGTGTCTGGACCTGACTTTTCTGCCTCAGCACAGAGTTCTTCAGAAGTCCTCAACCAGTCAAGTTCAGAATTCAG TGAGATTCTGAGAGAGTATGGAAACCGAATGACGAACCTATCGAAAAGCATAATCCAGATAGTGCTCATGTGTTTAGGGGAagattttgagaggaaatttgAATGCGAATTCACCAACTGCCATGGCTATTTAAGAATAAACAACTACTTGCCGCTTGAGTGCATGAATCACAAAGAACTTGAAGGTCTTGGCATGCACACTGATATGAGCTGCGTAACCATCGTTTACCAGGACCAGATTGGTGGGCTCCAAGTAAGATCAAAGGAAGGGAATTGGCTCGATATAAATCCATGTGATGATACTCTGGTGGTGAATATTGGAGATTTAATGCAAGCCTGGAGCAATGGAAAGTTGAGATCGTCCGAGCACCGAGTTGTTCTGAAGCAACCAGTGAATAGATTTTCCCTAGCTTTCTTTTGGTGCTTCGAAGATGAGAAGCTCATTCTTGCACCGGAAGAGGTGGTTGGGGAAAGGAACTTGAGGGTCTACAAGCCATTTGTCTGCACTGATTATATGAAGTTTAGAGAGAACAGTGAGAGAGGGAAGTTTGAGAAAGTTGGGTTCACTGTGAAAGATTTTGCAGGGACTGGAGGATGA